GACGTCCTCGCCCTTGGCCTTGGCTTGGCCGATCGCCTTGGAGCGGCTGTTGCGCAGGCTCTGCAGTTCCTGGGTGCGGATCTGGATGCGCTTGCGGTCGGCTTCCAGCGACTCCAGCCCGGAGACGTCCAGCTCGAAACCGCGCGTGGAGCGCAGGCGTTCGGCGAGTTCGGCGGGCTGTTGGCGAAGCAGGGCTGGATCAAGCATGGCGTTTGGGGGCTGTTGGTGGGTCTGGAGGGGGATTATCGCCTGTAATCGGCTTTTCTGCCGCGCGGTTCATTCCCGCCGTGGCAGAATCGGGGGGTTAACCTTGGTATGGCTCATGTCCGCTTCCCGTTCCTCGTCTGGCAAGAACATCACCTTCCAGCTGCCCCGCCGCAGCCTTTTCATCTCCGCCATCGCCTTTGGCGTGGGCGTGCTGCTGTTCTTGGTGGTGTGGCTGAGCAGCCGCAACAACGACTTCTACAAGGCTGGGCCGGCCCAGACCCCGCAGGAGGTTGCGGAGGTGGAGCCCCTGCCCGAGCCGCTGGCGGCCGCGGCCGGGTCCAGCGACATGCCCGATGCCAAGCCGGTGCCGGTGGACGAGGAACGGCCGCAGCTGGTCGAAACCGCCCCGCCCCCGCCGCCCGCCGCTGCGCCAGCTCCCACGCCAGAGGCCGCACCGGTGGCGATGGCCGCCGGCGACCGCCCGCAGCCGATTGCCGAGCAGTCGCCGCCGCCGACCTACCCGCCGTCCGCACTGCGCAATGGCGTGGAAGGCAGCGTGGTGGTGCGCGTGGACGTGGACCCCAGCGGTGTGCCGATGGACGTGACCGTCATCCAGCGCAGCGGCTCGCGCGATCTGGACCGCGCCGCGACGGATGCGGTGCGCCGCTGGCGCTTCCTGCCAGCGCAGGCCAATGGCCAGCCGGTGCAGGGCAGCATTGAAGTGCCGTTCGATTTCAAAACGCAGTAATCACGGCCGCGTCACGCCTGCGTATAGGCGTGACTCATGATGATGAACCCCGACGGGAATGCAGTCGCGGCGTTGACGCGTCGGTGACACATCTTCAACTGGACCCGGGCAACACTGGCGTCGTCACATCGACACCAGGAGTTCACCATGAGTGTTACCCATACCCATGAGATGCCCGCTTCGCCGCAGCACCAGCGCGACGTCATTGATGCGTCCGAGCGTCGGCGTACCTCGCCGGTGTTGTGGATTGCGCTGATTGTTGCGATGTTCGCTGCGGCTCTGGTCTGGCTGCGTTACGCCAGCCCCGATGACACCGCGACCGCGCCGGTGGGCGAGCGCATGCTGCCGGCTACTGAGACGCCGGTTGCTACCACCCCGGCACCGGCTACGCGCCAGGCGGCTCCGGCCACCACCCAGCGCCGCGCTGCCCCGGCCGTGCGTGATCGCGATGCGCGTCCGCTGAGCAGCAATGCGAAGCCGGAGTACCCGCGTTCGGCGCTGCGTAGTGGTGTGGAAGGCAGCGTGATTGCCAGCCTCAACGTGGATACGCGCGGCCAGGTGACCGATGCCAATATCGTGCAGCGTAGTGGCGGTCGTGACCGCGACCTGGACCGTGCGGTGCTGACCACCGTGCGTGACTGGAAGTTCGAGCCGGCGATGCAGGATGGTCGCGCGGTGGCGAGCGTGGTCCGCGTGCCGGTGGATTTCAAGACCGCTGAGCGGTAAGCGATTCGAAAACGGCGGGGGAGCGGGGGAGCCGACCGAAGGGTCGGCTCCCATTTTTTTTAGACGAGGCCGAATCCTGCCCCGCGCGCGATCCCATCGAAATTCGGGAACGAGGTCGCTACGTTGGCGATGTCGTTGATCCGCACTTCGCCACTGCTCACCTGGCCGGCGATCGAGAACGCCATGGCTATCCGGTGGTCGCCGTGGCTTTCGATGGTGCCGCTGCCCAGCGTCTGGCCGCCGTGGATGGTGGCGCCGTCGTCGGTCTCGTCCACCTGCACGCCCAGGCTGCGCAGGCCGGTGGCCATGGCGGCGAGGCGGTCGGATTCCTTGACCCGCAGTTCGGCTGCGCCACGTACCACAGTGTTGCCCTGCGCCGCTGCGGCAGCGACGAACAACGCGGGGAACTCGTCGATCATGTCTGGTACCAGTGCTTCGGGAATCTCGGCGCCGTGCAGAGGTGCGTAACGCACCACTAGGTCGGCCACGGCCTCCCCACCCTGCTCGGCGTGGTTCTCTTCGCGGATGTCGGCACCCATCAGGCGCAGCGCAGCCAGCAGGCCGGTGCGTCGCGGGTTGAGGCCCACTTGGCGCAGGCGCAGTTCCGAGCCCGGAATGATGCTGGCGGCGACCAGGAAGAACGCGGCCGAGGAGAAGTCGGCCGGCACCGCGATGTCGGTAGCGCGCAGGCGCTGGCCGCCGCGCAGGCGGGCCTTGCCGGGCGAGAACTCGAGCTCCACGCCGAAGGCGCGCAGCATGCGCTCGCTGTAGTCGCGGGTCGGGTGCGGTTCGGTCACGGCGGTTTCGCCCTGGGCGTACAGCCCGGCGAGCAGCACAGCCGACTTGACCTGGGCGCTGGCGACCGGCGACACGAAGTCGATGCCGTGCAGCGGCTGGCCGCCGTGCACGCGCAGCGGCGGGGTGCCGTCGGCTTCGGTGTCGATCTTCGCGCCCATCTGCGCGAGCGGGCCGGTGACGCGGCGCATCGGGCGGCCGGACAGCGACTCGTCGCCGACCAGCACCGAATCGAACGGCTGAGCGGCCAGCAGGCCGGCGAGCAGGCGCATGCCGGTGCCGGCGTTGCCGCAGTCGAGCGGCGCGCTGGGCGCCTGCAGGCCGTCCACGCCGACGCCGTGCACGATGCGCTGCGAGGGCGACGGGGTTTCAATGCGCACGCCCAGCTGCGAGAAGATCGCGGCGGTGGCACGGGTGTCTTCGCCTTCGAGGAAGCCGTCGATGTGCGAAACGCCGTCGGCCAGGGCGGCGAACATCACCGCGCGGTGCGAAACGGACTTGTCGCCGGGAATGGTCAGGGTGCCCTGCAGGGGCTGCCCCTTGCGGGCGATCCAGGAAGCGGAAGCGGTCATCGGTGAATCCTGTGAAAGCGAAAGAACGGTGGGATCAGGGCACGGCGACCGGGTAGGAACCCAGCACCTTGATCTGTGCCGAGTGCGCCTTGAGCTCGGCCAGCGCGGCCTGCATCGCGTCGTCGTCGATGTGGCCGGCCAGGTCGATGAAGAAGCCGTATTCCCACTTGGCGTTATGCGAGGGCCGCGATTCGATGCGGTTCATGCTGATGCCGTGGCGCGCGAACGGGCTGAGCACGTCGAACAGCGCGCCAGGCTTGTCGTGGATGAACACCAGCACCGAGGTGCGGTCGTGGCCGGAGGTCGGGAAGAACTGGCGGCCGATCACCAGGAAGCGGGTGGTGTTGTCGGCGTCGTTCTGGATCGGCTTGGTGACCACCTTCTTCAGGCCGTATACGTGCCCTGCACTCTCGCCACCGATGGCGGCCGCGTCGTCGGCGTTGCGCGCACGGCGCGCGCCTTCGGCGTTGCTGGAGACCGGCACCTTCTCGGCCTTGGGCAGGTTGGCACGCAGCCACGAGGAGGTCTGCATGAACGACTGCGGGTGGCCGTACACGCGCTCGACATCGTCCAGCCGGCCGCTGCGCGACATCAGGTACTGCTGCACGCGCAGTTCGACTTCGCCGCAGATCTTCAGGTTGGAAGTGAGGAACATGTCCAGGGTGATCTGGATGGTGCCCTGCCCCGAGTTTTCCACCGGCACCACGCCGAAATCGGCGTTGCCGGCTTCCACTTCCTGGAACACTTCTTCGATGCTGGCCAGCGGCAGGCCCAGCGCCGAGCGGCCGAAGTGCTTGAGCACGGCCTGCTGGCTGAAGGTGCCTTCCGGACCGAGATAACCGATCTTCAGCGGCTCCTGCTGGGCCAGGCAGGCCGACATGATTTCGCGGAACACATGCACCAGCACTTCGTCGCTGAGCGGGCCTTCGTTGCGGTCCACCACCATGCGCAGCACCTGCGCTTCGCGCTCGGGGCGGTAGTAGTCGACGGCGGCGGCGAGCTTGCCCTTGGCCTTGCCGACCTGGTGGGCGAACTGCGCGCGCTCGGCGATCAGCGCCTGGATGCTGCGGTCGATGTGGTCGATCTTGGCGCGCACGTCGGAGAGCACCGGGGCGGCGACGGTGGGAACGGCGTCGGCCTGTTTGCTCTTCGGTTTGGCGGCGGGTGCCTTGGGCTTGGCGGGTTTGGTAGCCATGGGGGTTCCAGTTGCAGTGGGGCGGCAGGCGCCCCGATAAGTCGAGAGCGTCAGCCGTTGCGCTGTTGGAAATCGCGCATGAAGCCGGCCAGCGCCTGCGCGCCTTCCACCGGCAGTGCGTTGTACAGCGAGGCACGGATGCCGCCCACCGCCTTGTGACCCTTCAGCGCCAGCAGGCCGGCCGCCTTGGATTCACTGACGAAACGCGCGGTGAGCGTTTCGTCGGGCAGGAAGAACGGGATGTTCATGCGTGACCGCGCGGCCGGCACCACCTCGTTGCGGTAAAAGCCGCCGGAGGCATCGATAGCGCCGTAGACCAGTGCGGACTTGGCGGCATTGCGGCGGGCGAACTCTTCCACGCCGCCTTCGGCCAGCATCCACTTGAAGACCAGGCCGGCCAGGTACCAGTTCCAGGTCGGTGGGGTGTTGAGCATGGAGTCGCGGGCGACGTGCGAGCGGTAGTCGAAGATGTCGGCGCGCGGCTGGCCGCTGCGTTCGAGCAGGTCGCGGCGCACGATCACCACCGAGACGCCGACCGGGCCGAGGTTCTTCTGCGCGCCGGCGTAGATCAGGCCGTAGCGCGAGACGTCCAGCGGCTCGCTGGCAATGGAGGAGCTGAAATCGGCGAACAGGGGCACGTTGCCCACGTCCGGGGTGTCACGGAACTCGACGCCGTGGATGGTTTCGTTGGCGGTGATGTGCACGTAGGCGGCATCGTGGGACAACTGCCATTGGTCGCGCGGCGGGATGTCGTGGAAGCCGTTGGCCTCGCTGCTGGCTGCGACGTTGACCCGCACGTAGGGGCTGACCTGCTTGATCGCGGTCTTGCCCCAGTGCCCGGTGAGCACGTAGTCCACGGTCTGCCCGGGGCTGGCGAAGTTCAGGGCCAGCAGGGCCTGCTGGGTGGTGGCGCCGCCGGCCAGGAACAGCACGGCGTAGTCGTCGGGAATGCCGATCAGGCGGCGCAGGTCGGCGTCGGCCTCGGCGGCCACGGCGATGAACTCCGGGCCGCGGTGGCTCATTTCCACAATGGAGGCGCCAGCGCCGTTCCATTCCAACATTTCCGCCTGCGCCTGGCGCAGGACCGATTCCGGCAGGGTTGCAGGGCCGGCACTGAAATTGAACGCGCGCGTCATGTCACACCTATGGGGCAAGACCCCTAGTATGCCGCAGCGCACCAGCCTTTAGGCCTTGCGGCACAAGGCGAAATTGGTTGCTTTTGAATCTATCGGCTCAGCGCGCGCCGAACCACAGCAGCAGGCTGAGCAGGCCGGCCAGCAGCAATGCGCTGCCCAGCAGCCAGGGCCAGCGGCTGACCCGCGCCGGCTTGGCCGGGGCTTCCACCGCGCTGGGCAGGTCGAGCAGTTCGTCTTCCTCCACGCTGGCCACGCGCTTGCGGCCGTCGTGTGGCACTTCCAGCACGAACCGATGCTGCGCGTCGAAGACCAGCTGGTCGCCGGGCTGCAGCCAGCAGTGGCGCACGCTGACGCCATTGACCCGGGTGGATTCGCCGGCGCCCAGGTCGCGCAGCAGCAGGCGGTCGCCGTGCCGTTCGATCCGTGCGTGCTGTTCGGCAAAGGCTGGATCGTCGATGACGATGTCCGATTCGAGCCCACGCCCGATCACGCGCGGACGGTCCAGGGTGAAGCTGCGGCCGTGATGCTGGCCGCCGACCCCGCGCAGCAGGCGCTGGTCGTCGCCACCGTCATCGCTGCGCGACGGGGCGTGGTTGAGCACTTCGCATTCGCCCTGCACCACCATTTCCACGCCGTCGGCATAGACCGCGTCGCCGGGGCGCAGCAGCGCCATCCGCCGCACCGGCCGGCCGTTGACGTGGATGCCGCGCATGCCGGACGCCACCTGCAGCCACAGGCCGCGGTCGTCCAGGCAGAACTGGGCCAGCAGCAGGGTGCCGGCGGCGTCACCGCCGAGGCGCACGCCGCCCGAGGCGTGGCGCACGATGCGCTGCACCCCCGGCTTCAAGGGCTGGTCGGGGTGTTGGCGATGGGTGAAGTGAACAAGCAGGTTCTGCACGCGGCGCAGCCTAGCAGGTTGGATGTCAGGGAGGATAGAAGTGTGCACAATGCACGCCCGTTTGCCGCAACCGCCTGCCAGGAGCCCGCCATGTCCAAGATCGATATCACCCACGCCCACGCCCTGCCCGCCGAGGCAGTGCGCACGGCGGTGGAGGCCATGGCGGCCAAGCTCACCGAGAAGTACGGCGTGACCGCCAACTGGGTCGGCGATGCATTGAGCTTCAATGGCTCCGGCGTCGAGGGCCTGATCGAACTGCTGCCGGGCAACGTGCACGTCAAAGCGGAACTGGGCTTCCCGGTGTCGATGATGAAGGGCATGGTGGAAGAGCAGATCCGCAACACCCTGCGCGAAAAGCTCGGCTGAACCGCAGGCGCGGCGCGGCCGCGCCATCACGCCGCGCAATCGAAGCGCTGGGTAGGATCCGGGGGTGGCCACTCACAGGATCGCCCCATGAACGCACACGACGACTACGATGACCGCACCGGCGAGAAGCCCTCGCTGCAGGACCAGGCCGAGCGCTTTTCGCGCAAGCTGACCGATTCGGCGCAGCAGATCTGGCTGGCCGGGCTGGGCGCGTTTGGACGCGCACAGGCCGAGGGCAGCCGGGTGTTCGACAACCTGGTCCGCGAAGGCGAGACCATCGACGCACGCAACCGTGAGCAGGCCGGGGACGCCCCGCGCTGGCGCGACAACGTCGAGGAACACCTGGGCGAAGCCCGCGAAAAGGCGGCCGGCACCTGGGACAAGGTGGAGAAGGCCTTCGACGACCGGGTCCAGGGCGTGCTCAAGCGCCTGAACATCCCGACCGCCGAGGACGTGGCCGCGCTCAATGCCCGGATCGACGCCCTGACCACCCGCCTCAACCGGGCCGAAGCGAGAAATGCGTCGCCCAATGCGGACCCGCTGCCGGGCACGCATCAGTCCCCGGGATCGGACGCCTGACACCCGATTGTTGCAAAGCAGCACGGCTTTGTTGACAATCGAACCCGACCCGCCAGTGCTTCCGCGCCGTTTGTTCCCTCCCCTCACGGCATAAGGACTGGCGGGTTTTTCGTGCCTGCCTGGGTCCGGCCGGAAATGAGACGTCCGTCGTCGGGGTCTGAGACCGCTGCCTCTTTTTGGCGAAAACGACATCCCACAGACAGGTACGGGCGCATATAGACTGTCCGCCTGTACTCCCGTGTTCATCTCTAGGCCCCATGTTCTCCTGGATTCTGGCTCTCCTGCTGGCTGTCGTCGTCTGGTCCCTTGCTGCGGCTTATTTCTGGCTGGTGAAACGCCGCCGGAAGGAGACCAAGCTGGGGCTCA
This portion of the Stenotrophomonas aracearum genome encodes:
- the pheA gene encoding prephenate dehydratase, translated to MATKPAKPKAPAAKPKSKQADAVPTVAAPVLSDVRAKIDHIDRSIQALIAERAQFAHQVGKAKGKLAAAVDYYRPEREAQVLRMVVDRNEGPLSDEVLVHVFREIMSACLAQQEPLKIGYLGPEGTFSQQAVLKHFGRSALGLPLASIEEVFQEVEAGNADFGVVPVENSGQGTIQITLDMFLTSNLKICGEVELRVQQYLMSRSGRLDDVERVYGHPQSFMQTSSWLRANLPKAEKVPVSSNAEGARRARNADDAAAIGGESAGHVYGLKKVVTKPIQNDADNTTRFLVIGRQFFPTSGHDRTSVLVFIHDKPGALFDVLSPFARHGISMNRIESRPSHNAKWEYGFFIDLAGHIDDDAMQAALAELKAHSAQIKVLGSYPVAVP
- the aroA gene encoding 3-phosphoshikimate 1-carboxyvinyltransferase, whose amino-acid sequence is MTASASWIARKGQPLQGTLTIPGDKSVSHRAVMFAALADGVSHIDGFLEGEDTRATAAIFSQLGVRIETPSPSQRIVHGVGVDGLQAPSAPLDCGNAGTGMRLLAGLLAAQPFDSVLVGDESLSGRPMRRVTGPLAQMGAKIDTEADGTPPLRVHGGQPLHGIDFVSPVASAQVKSAVLLAGLYAQGETAVTEPHPTRDYSERMLRAFGVELEFSPGKARLRGGQRLRATDIAVPADFSSAAFFLVAASIIPGSELRLRQVGLNPRRTGLLAALRLMGADIREENHAEQGGEAVADLVVRYAPLHGAEIPEALVPDMIDEFPALFVAAAAAQGNTVVRGAAELRVKESDRLAAMATGLRSLGVQVDETDDGATIHGGQTLGSGTIESHGDHRIAMAFSIAGQVSSGEVRINDIANVATSFPNFDGIARGAGFGLV
- a CDS encoding FHA domain-containing protein, giving the protein MQNLLVHFTHRQHPDQPLKPGVQRIVRHASGGVRLGGDAAGTLLLAQFCLDDRGLWLQVASGMRGIHVNGRPVRRMALLRPGDAVYADGVEMVVQGECEVLNHAPSRSDDGGDDQRLLRGVGGQHHGRSFTLDRPRVIGRGLESDIVIDDPAFAEQHARIERHGDRLLLRDLGAGESTRVNGVSVRHCWLQPGDQLVFDAQHRFVLEVPHDGRKRVASVEEDELLDLPSAVEAPAKPARVSRWPWLLGSALLLAGLLSLLLWFGAR
- a CDS encoding phasin family protein, encoding MNAHDDYDDRTGEKPSLQDQAERFSRKLTDSAQQIWLAGLGAFGRAQAEGSRVFDNLVREGETIDARNREQAGDAPRWRDNVEEHLGEAREKAAGTWDKVEKAFDDRVQGVLKRLNIPTAEDVAALNARIDALTTRLNRAEARNASPNADPLPGTHQSPGSDA
- a CDS encoding energy transducer TonB; translated protein: MSVTHTHEMPASPQHQRDVIDASERRRTSPVLWIALIVAMFAAALVWLRYASPDDTATAPVGERMLPATETPVATTPAPATRQAAPATTQRRAAPAVRDRDARPLSSNAKPEYPRSALRSGVEGSVIASLNVDTRGQVTDANIVQRSGGRDRDLDRAVLTTVRDWKFEPAMQDGRAVASVVRVPVDFKTAER
- the serC gene encoding 3-phosphoserine/phosphohydroxythreonine transaminase — protein: MTRAFNFSAGPATLPESVLRQAQAEMLEWNGAGASIVEMSHRGPEFIAVAAEADADLRRLIGIPDDYAVLFLAGGATTQQALLALNFASPGQTVDYVLTGHWGKTAIKQVSPYVRVNVAASSEANGFHDIPPRDQWQLSHDAAYVHITANETIHGVEFRDTPDVGNVPLFADFSSSIASEPLDVSRYGLIYAGAQKNLGPVGVSVVIVRRDLLERSGQPRADIFDYRSHVARDSMLNTPPTWNWYLAGLVFKWMLAEGGVEEFARRNAAKSALVYGAIDASGGFYRNEVVPAARSRMNIPFFLPDETLTARFVSESKAAGLLALKGHKAVGGIRASLYNALPVEGAQALAGFMRDFQQRNG
- a CDS encoding polyhydroxyalkanoic acid system family protein is translated as MSKIDITHAHALPAEAVRTAVEAMAAKLTEKYGVTANWVGDALSFNGSGVEGLIELLPGNVHVKAELGFPVSMMKGMVEEQIRNTLREKLG
- a CDS encoding energy transducer TonB, translated to MSASRSSSGKNITFQLPRRSLFISAIAFGVGVLLFLVVWLSSRNNDFYKAGPAQTPQEVAEVEPLPEPLAAAAGSSDMPDAKPVPVDEERPQLVETAPPPPPAAAPAPTPEAAPVAMAAGDRPQPIAEQSPPPTYPPSALRNGVEGSVVVRVDVDPSGVPMDVTVIQRSGSRDLDRAATDAVRRWRFLPAQANGQPVQGSIEVPFDFKTQ